The Apium graveolens cultivar Ventura chromosome 6, ASM990537v1, whole genome shotgun sequence genome contains a region encoding:
- the LOC141667055 gene encoding NDR1/HIN1-like protein 1, with protein sequence MSEKDCGHHDEEKKKLYRRLFALLLAFIILVLFVILLIWLILRPTKPHFILQDATVYNFNISTSTNMLTSNFQISLSSRNPNNRIGIYYDRLDVYATYRSQQITLPTLLPASYQGHKDVSVWSPFLSGNNVPVAPYIGDSLTQDQMAGTVLINIKVYGRVRWKVGTFVSGKYHLNVNCPAYITFGGKTSNGFGVGPGIKYELVQNCNVDV encoded by the coding sequence ATGTCGGAAAAAGATTGTGGACATCACGATGAAGAGAAAAAGAAGCTGTATCGTCGCTTGTTCGCCTTATTATTAGCTTTTATAATCCTAGTCCTGTTCGTTATACTCCTCATATGGCTAATCTTACGTCCCACGAAACCTCATTTTATCCTCCAAGACGCCACTGTTTACAATTTCAACATCTCCACATCCACTAACATGCTTACCTCAAACTTCCAAATCTCTCTATCCTCCAGAAATCCTAACAATCGTATCGGAATATACTACGATCGACTCGACGTATACGCTACGTACCGGAGCCAACAAATCACACTACCAACTTTACTTCCTGCATCGTACCAAGGCCACAAAGATGTATCCGTTTGGTCACCGTTTTTAAGTGGTAATAATGTGCCAGTTGCGCCTTATATTGGAGATTCATTGACTCAAGATCAAATGGCTGGCACTGTGTTGATCAATATCAAGGTTTACGGACGAGTAAGATGGAAGGTGGGCACATTTGTATCAGGCAAGTATCATCTGAATGTGAATTGTCCTGCTTATATAACGTTTGGAGGCAAGACTAGTAACGGTTTCGGAGTTGGACCAGGGATCAAGTATGAGTTAGTTCAGAACTGTAATGTGGATGTTTGA